In Chloroflexota bacterium, the DNA window CTGCTGCGCCCCGACGCACGACAGTTCATCCGCGGCTTGCTTCAATTCTGTGAGGTAGCGTCGGTGTCGACCGACCAGGCCCGCCAGGCACTGGCCCTGCCGCTTCGTGATTTCGAAGATGCGTTGCAGGCCGTTGCCGCGTTGTCCTTTGGCGCCGACTTCATCGTGACGCGCAACCTCGCGCATTATCGCCGATCACCGGTGCCGCCACTCGCGCCCAGGCAATTCCTCGCTCGCGTCTGAGGCGTTGCATCAGACGCGACAAAAGAAAAAGCTCGCTTCAACAGCGAGCTTCTTTGTTGTGGTGCGGGGGTGCGCCAATCGTGCAGCAGTGCGCTATACTTTGTGCATGCTGACCACTGTTCGACAGGCTCAGGGGCCGCCAGGCCGGCAAGCAACTAGCGACCAGTGACTTGTAGCTAGTGACTTGCCGCATCCCCATTCCCGTTCGTGCCCGCCTTCTGCTCCATCGCCACCAGCGTGCGCGCCACCTCGTCGATCGCCACGCGCTGCTTGCGGTACAGGTCGGACTCCGACATCGCCAGCCGCTCGGCGATCTCGCGGATGCGCTTGCCCTCGATGAACTTCATGTGCAGGATCTGGTAGAGGATCCACTCGCGCGCCTGCAGGTCCGGCTCGCCCGCCGGGCGCAGTAACTCGATCGCTTCCAGCAGCACCGAGCGCAGCGCCTGGGTCGGCGACTGCTCGTGGCTGTCCAGCGCCACGTGCACGACCTGCAGGTTCAGCAGCGGCGACTCGCTCAGCTTCGGGCCGCCCCA includes these proteins:
- a CDS encoding PIN domain-containing protein, whose protein sequence is MKALLDTDILLDVALRRTAFFDDSARVLDWAEAAPGHTAVAWHSLSNLAYLLRPDARQFIRGLLQFCEVASVSTDQARQALALPLRDFEDALQAVAALSFGADFIVTRNLAHYRRSPVPPLAPRQFLARV